A window of the Zeugodacus cucurbitae isolate PBARC_wt_2022May chromosome 2, idZeuCucr1.2, whole genome shotgun sequence genome harbors these coding sequences:
- the LOC105211878 gene encoding WD repeat-containing protein 91 has product MAQVTFLDNLLKEYLVFRGFSSTLKTLDQEQRTEKDQSFRSEKLLENFNQSIQNHDLTALRSLWNHLDSNLFSKLEHTYATAVKKLENSLLKLYLVTAYSNNRLDKVTEFFAKLAPELQQQSEWKDWFYFPFCKNAEESPTFALYFSKQWQDTLQLSLRNFLTTIYQCLPQPTFVRAEYEAAHIRRLQEENALLKTRLQQVQQQLTTSSSTQNLNTAGGDSSGARRRTSYRPQQSLSDILPFDVSPPGHVVDDFSVISSEVNNVAQASDAQARGLRMLIRNIGAGGSPDTGGRNGANDKANKRRSGSVGRNWI; this is encoded by the exons ATGGCACAAGTAACATTTCTGGACAATCTTTTAAAGGAATATTTGGTATTTCGAGGGTTCTCCTCCACCTTGAAAACACTTGACCAAGAACAAAGGACAGAAAAAGATCAAAGCTTCCGATCCGAAAAATTATTGGAGAATTTTAATCAGTCTATACAAAACCATGATTTGACGGCATTACGTTCGCTTTGGAACCACTTAGACAGTAATCTGTTCAGCAAACTGGAACACACTTATGCCACAG CTgtgaaaaaattggaaaatagccTGTTGAAGCTCTATCTGGTGACTGCTTATTCAAACAATCGATTAGACAAAGTCACAGAATTCTTTGCAAAACTCGCACCAGAATTACAACAGCAAAGCGAATGGAAGGACTGGTTTT ATTTCCCATTTTGCAAAAACGCAGAGGAGTCCCCGACATTTGCTTTATACTTTTCGAAACAGTGGCAAGATACCTTACAACTATCCTTGCGTAACTTCCTTACGACAATATATCAATGTTTGCCACAACCAACATTTGTGCGTGCGGAGTATGAGGCTGCACACATAAGGCGTCTGCAAGAAGAGAATGCATTGTTGAAAACACGTTTacaacaagtgcaacaacaGCTAACGACTTCAAGTAGTACACAAAATCTTAATACTGCCGGCGGTGATTCCAGTGGTGCGCGACGTCGCACATCATATAGGCCACAGCAAAGCCTAAGTGACATTTTGCCATTTGACGTAAGTCCACCCGGACATGTAGTTGATGATTTTTCAGTAATCTCATCTGAAGTAAACAATGTGGCACAAGCAAGTGACGCACAGGCGCGTGGATTGCGTATGTTAATACGTAATATTGGTGCGGGTGGTTCACCAGACACTGGCGGTCGTAACGGTGCAAATGACAAGGCCAACAAACGTCGCTCGGGTAGTGTGGGACGCAATTGGATATGA
- the LOC128922343 gene encoding nuclear hormone receptor HR96-like isoform X2 — protein MKSENIMSEEDKLIKRRKIENNRAKRRLNDNKAGSITDSAAFDTVSHDSQSSFDSGKGTGSNNSGSAALGNQSSPMSANVPIRSPILLESDGEAKPELMTSEEIVEFIVCDPDRASQVISKLMRTKDEAIAIVEKILTSQKDALRLVSHLIAFPGDALKIISKIMNSPFVS, from the exons ATGAAGAGTGAAAATATCATGTCAGAGGAAGATAAGCTGATCAAACGACGTAAGATTGAAAATAACCGAGCTAAACGCCGTCTCAATGATAATAAAGCCGGTTCGATCACAGACAGTGCGGCTTTTGATACGGTTTCACACGATTCACAAAGCTCTTTTGACAGCGGCAAAGGCACTGGTAGTAATAATAGCGGATCAGCGGCTTTGGGTAATCAGTCATCACCGATGAGCGCCAATGTGCCAATAAGATCACCAATCTTATTAGAATCGGACGGTGAGGCAAAACCTGAACTAATGACCAGTGAGGAAATAGTTGAATTTATTGTTTGTGATCCCGATCGAGCATCGCAAGTAATAAGTAAATTAATGCGTACAAAAGATGAAGCGATAGCTATAGTGGAGAAAATCCTCACTTCGCAAAAAGATGCACTGAGGCTCGTCTCACATTTGATTGCATTCCCAG GTGAcgctttgaaaattattagtaaaatAATGAATTCACCATTTGTTAGTTAG
- the LOC105211883 gene encoding telomerase-binding protein EST1A, whose translation MNQKGAREQNDISIIRNLPKRLQQRLVEDVGDNSLVTVVDTTRQSSSGQPSTSKGGAKNDDNDKISRRFLQKQNTTGIANQQGNGAIDVTSIDFFLQKSAPSTRTLNKNNLRKETVPVLETSGKSVESKPNNIKCATPTTNSNVSNSSIPGILRLNDTKHVQLIAAEKSKNCNEKNACRDNGKKTTARMHQINDQYTKDDNILTKSPARQLQRQLKPPPWFDMLTGIQYVEQLPKLYEKVTSFIQQNKVIENWPEFNEARLELQNIFTNLLLQQLKLCCEQKIDTFFWKLLYYNVREYFISNSKLTAADGKHNRLLLLIDDGLDFYTKLHMKLNTKYINTDQKHTANNITIEKEAPTQRSTHKFEFIAKVAAQKLLICLGDLCRYKTKELQTNDYTDAAKYYQQAQTLIPTNGIPYNQLAILSIYARKKFDAVYFHMRSLMSSNAIYSARESLLVLFDEIRKKYEETELKTSPVHQGSPRNNNSRNSKSMRKEVWIHVDGVRRLHHSAEPDNNKSKSVALKEEKKLKDLTSEELLRRFTSLYLYVIGKLYTGIGMESIVEQQRKLLAELNVLLSRSPFPMKRSRLLKIVALNIFSLEHNMHKESRREIRYYAFNFCNQFLGLLLRKCNQLYKTFKVDILEREMLCHADLNTLLQYINIYTDWLSRNVDIWEPVRSEEHIIIDCWTEWASFYEFLRRMIDESTINRAPRYMLEEELYLLGFTPIMSATNNSSVHKNVVMPSSNDSEQFFPRILKIHAFHAHYAKDVEKLLMHNDSFTLEELNGAMEQALCTLQSDEDDNSENIVVNGESAELTLKELNSTKTDCIEDAQISQLSRRKKELEARSNVKKMYSAKLEEILKFVDTTLYIEVRPKYLMPDTNCFIDCLDDFQKLINEYKRYILVIPLTVVKELDGLAKGVKVESYQNSLQFQRIHHYDDVSTCAKRSLDFIRSAKNNVKCATTKGSFINASLFALCEEENVSNDDKILATAVALSKTMSTETNKDGKYFIQTELVMITTDRNLRVKALARNLTVSEMGEFLKWVKDCHA comes from the exons atgaatcaAAAGGGAGCGCGAGAACAAAATGATATATCGATAATAAGGAATCTGCCCAAGCGACTGCAACAGAGGCTCGTTGAAGATGTCGGCGATAACTCATTGGTAACAGTTGTTGATACAACAAGGCAAAGTTCTAGCGGTCAACCTTCGACGTCCAAGGGAGGCGCAAAAAATGATGATAATGATAAGATATCTAGGCGTTTTCTGCAAAAGCAGAATACGACAGGTATTGCTAACCAGCAAG gaAACGGCGCCATAGATGTTACGAGCATTGATTttttcttgcaaaaaagtgCGCCCAGTACCAGGActctaaacaaaaataatttaagaaaagaaACTGTGCCCGTTTTGGAAACCAGCGGGAAATCAGTTGAAAGCAaaccaaataatataaaatgtgcAACTCCAACTACAAACTCAAATGTCAGCAATAGTTCAATACCAGGAATACTGCGTTTAAACGATACCAAACATGTACAATTAATTGCTGCAGAAAAAAGTAAGAACtgtaatgaaaaaaatgcatgCCGAGATAACGGTAAGAAAACAACGGCGCGCATGCATCAAATAAATGATCAGTACACGAAAGACGATAATATTTTAACCAAATCCCCCGCACGTCAATTGCAACGACAACTGAAACCACCTCCTTGGTTTGATATGCTCACTGGCATACAATATGTTGAACAGCTACCAAAACTTTACGAAAAAGTTACATCGTTCATACAGCAAAATAAAGTAATTGAG AATTGGCCGGAATTTAATGAAGCTCGTTTGGAGttacaaaatatattcacaAATCTGTTGCTGCAACAATTGAAATTATGCTGTGAACAGAAAATCGACACATTTTTTTGGAAGTTGCTGTACTATAATGTGCGCGAATATTTCATATCAAATAGCAAATTAACAGCTGCTGATGGTAAACACaatcgtttgcttttacttATTGACGATGGTTTAGATTTCTACACTAAACTGCATATGAaacttaatacaaaatatataaataccgaTCAGAAACACACAGCAAACAATATCACTATAGAGAAGGAAGCGCCAACACAACGTTCAACGCACAAATTTGAATTCATCGCCAAAGTGGCCGCCCAGAAGTTACTCATTTGTCTGGGTGATCTCTGTCGCTACAAAACTAAGGAACTGCAAACAAATGACTATACCGACGCAGCTAAATATTATCAGCAAGCGCAGACGCTGATACCAACAAATGGCATTCCCTACAATCAATTGGCCATCCTATCCATATATGCG CGTAAGAAATTCGATGCCGTTTATTTTCATATGCGTAGCTTAATGTCCTCCAATGCCATATATTCAGCGCGTGAAAGCCTCTTAGTTTTGTTCGATGAGATTCGTAAGAAG TACGAAGAGACTGAATTAAAGACTTCGCCGGTGCATCAAGGTAGCCCACGTAATAATAACAGTAGAAATTCCAAGTCGATGCGTAAAGAAGTTTGGATACACGTAGATGGCGTACGGCGCTTGCATCATTCCGCTGAACCggacaataacaaaagcaaaagtgttGCACTAAAAGAGGAGAAGAAGCTGAAAGATTTAACCAGTGAAGAG CTGCTGCGCCGTTTTACATCGCTCTATTTGTATGTTATTGGAAAATTATACACTGGCATAGG CATGGAGTCTATTGTCGAACAGCAACGCAAACTATTGGCGGAACTCAATGTTTTATTAAGTCGCAGTCCATTTCCAATGAAACGATCTCGCCTACTCAAGATAGtggcattaaatatattttcactcgAGCACAATATGCACAAAG aatCACGTCGTGAAATCCGCTattatgcatttaatttttgtaatcagTTCCTTGGGCTTTTGCTACGCAAGTGCAATCAATTATACAAAACATTCAAGGTGGATATATTGGAACGCGAGATGCTGTG TCATGCCGATCTAAATACTTTACTGCAATACATAAACATTTATACGGACTGGTTGTCGCGCAATGTGGACATATGGGAGCCAGTGCGCAGTGAAGA ACATATCATTATTGATTGCTGGACAGAGTGGGCGAGTTTTTATGAATTCCTTCGACGCATGATAGATGAATCGACCATAAATAGAGCACCACGCTACATGTTGGAAGAGGAGTTGTATCTGTTGGGTTTTACACCAATCATGTCCGCCACCAACAACAGTAGTGTGCATAAAAATGTTGTCATGCCATCCTCGAATGATAGCGAACAGTTTTTTCCACGCATTTTAAAAATACACGCTTTTCATGCGCATTACGCGAAAGATGTAGAGAAATTGCTAATGCACAACGACTCATTTACATTGGAAGAGCTGAACGGTGCTATGGAGCAGGCGCTGTGTACGCTGCAAAGCGATGAAGATGATAACAGTGAAAATATCGTAGTAAATGGCGAGAGCGCGGAATTAACGCTCAAAGAGCTTAACTCGACGAAAACCGATTGCATTGAGGATGCGCAAATTTCGCAATTATCGCGTAGAAAAAAGGAATTAGAAGCGCGTTCGAATGTGAAGAAAATGTATAGTGCAAAGTTGGAA GAGATACTCAAATTTGTCGACACCACGCTCTACATAGAAGTGCGTCCGAAGTATCTTATGCCGGATACAAACTGTTTCATAGATTGTCTTGACGATTTCCAGAAGCTTATTAATGAGTATAAGCGTTACATATTGGTTATACCGCTAACTG TTGTGAAGGAATTAGATGGACTCGCTAAGGGCGTAAAAGTGGAATCTTATCAAAACTCTTTACAATTCCAACGCATACATCATTACGACGACGTTTCCACGTGCGCCAAACGTTCATTGGACTTCATACGTAGCGCTAAAAATAATGTGAA ATGTGCCACTACTAAGGGTTCATTCATCAATGCTTCGTTGTTTGCCTTGTGCGAGGAGGAGAATGTATCGAATGATGATAAAATCCTAGCCACCGCAGTTGCACTCTCGAAAACCATGAGCACTGAGACGAATAAGG ACGGCAAATACTTTATACAAACCGAATTGGTTATGATCACCACCGATCGTAATTTGCGCGTAAAAGCTTTGGCTCGCAATTTGACTGTCAGCGAGATGGGTGAATTTCTCAAATGGGTCAAGGATTGTCATGCCTAG
- the LOC105211881 gene encoding uncharacterized protein LOC105211881 — protein sequence MKSTAILKLHVNGSTSSNKEQPPPLEEFYKQIPEDQGFVPNEKHIQNSLESSNKPELGGDIPEQTKTDSAAVTNKENGAMVAEQNGLNDGADEQMLGGIEDNEKLADKREEVKFIKGGDHQNGDAKIDIGGVNGKAFTGMSKEELMKYANDPFWVRLRWIFFIGFWAIWAAMLICAILIIVDAPKCAAPEPLPWYKRGLLAKFDGLEARNSDMPAAKAVGASAVIYELPPALTYLVHTPAVENILKQIVENYKNSDINVVLDITPNYVPSNSSLFSEAKSDKSKRSAFIWKEGSQNISNWRSLQNASAWEEVEAGKFVLSQFGVGLYDLKMNDNVVKHEFEGVLKHLLDLGIKGFRLKNTKFFLLTDNTPDETVSQEGNFGHTDYGFWTHTHSTFQEGLGDLLYEYKMYVKNISADAFLAVADDILRPEVYRTKNDVWGVDLPIYGPLVNNLRTVSNATKLRSEFENIRTAVGNDTWLQWNFAEQSPVDNLQSNPSAIALFVSLLPGVPVVATSNTSFFKDMKPEVYDVIKQLRLSPSYMHGEYNVFPIEGLFAYSRIKSGNPGYFVAFNPSNATVKGEFVHPSLPDKMSVYALSDNYNISGITVKSKVETNSVEVPPEATIVLTYVPVQSG from the exons ATGAAAAGTACTGCCATTCTTAAATTGCACGTCAACGGGTCGACATCATCCAACAAGGAGCAACCACCGCCATTGGAAGAGTTTTACAAGCAAATACCGGAGGATCAAGGATTTGTACCTAACGAGAAGCATATTCAAAATTCACTAGAATCCTCCAATAAACCTGAATTAGGAG GAGACATTCCAGAGCAAACAAAAACCGATAGTGCTGCTgttacaaataaagaaaacggGGCAATGGTGGCGGAACAAAACGGTTTGAACGATGGCGCCGACGAACAGATGTTAGGTGGTATTGAAGACAATGAGAAATTGGCCGATAAGCGTGAAGAAGTAAAGTTTATCAAAGGAGGTGATCATCAAAATGGTGATGCGAAGATTGACATTGGTGGTGTCAATGGAAAG GCTTTCACTGGCATGTCTAAAGAGGAGCTAATGAAATACGCCAATGATCCATTTTGGGTGCGTTTGCGTTGGATTTTTTTCATTGGTTTCTGGGCAATTTGGGCTGCCATGTTGATCTGCGCCATATTAATAATTGTCGATGCTCCAAAATGTGCCGCACCCGAACCATTGCCATGGTATAAACGTGGTCTGCTCGCTAAATTCGATGGACTCGAAGCCAGAAATAGCGATATGCCCGCTGCAAAAGCTGTTGGCGCTTCTGCTGTCATATACGAGTTGCCACCTGCACTAACCTATTTGGTACACACACCAGCAGTTGAGAATATACTCAagcaaattgttgaaaattataaaaattcggATATCAATGTTGTACTGGACATCACGCCGAATTATGTACCAAGTAATTCAAGCTTGTTCAGCGAAGCCAAAAGTGACAAATCAAAGCGTTCGGCATTCATATGGAAGGAGGGTTCGCAAAATATCAGCAATTGGCGTTCACTACAAAATGCGTCCGCTTGGGAAGAAGTTGAAGCGGGCAAATTTGTGCTCTCCCAATTCGGCGTGGGACTATATGATTTGAAAATGAATGACAACGTCGTTAAGCATGAATTCGAGGGTGTTTTAAAACATTTACTGGATTTAGGAATTAAAGGATTCCGCCTAAAGAATACCAAATTCTTTTTACTCACTGACAACACACCGGATGAGACTGTTTCTCAGGAAGGCAATTTCGGTCATACAGACTACGGATTTTGGACCCATACACATAGCACTTTCCAAGAAGGCCTTGGAGATTTGTTGTATGAATACAAAATGTACGTAAAGAACATTTCTGCAGATGCTTTCTTAGCGGTGGCAGATGACATTTTACGACCTGAAGTTTATCGCACTAAGAATGACGTATGGGGCGTAGATTTACCTATATATGGTCCACTTGTGAACAATTTGCGTACCGTCTCAAATGCTACAAAGCTTCGAAGTGAATTCGAAAACATTAGAACTGCCGTGGGCAATGATACTTGGTTGCAGTGGAATTTCGCAGAACAATCACCAGTTGATAATCTGCAAAGCAATCCTTCAGCGATTGCGTTATTTGTATCTTTATTGCCGGGAGTACCAGTTGTGGCAACGTCCAATACATCATTTTTCAAGGATATGAAACCAGAAGTTTATGATGTAATAAAGCAATTGCGTTTGTCACCATCTTATATGCATGGCGAATATAATGTCTTTCCTATAGAAGGGCTGTTTGCTTATTCCag AATAAAGTCTGGTAATCCAGGTTACTTCGTCGCTTTCAATCCTTCAAATGCAACTGTAAAAGGCGAATTCGTACACCCTTCTTTGCCAGACAAAATGTCGGTGTATGCACTCAGTGACAACTATAATATTTCGGGCATTACCGTCAA atctaaagtTGAAACCAACTCTGTAGAGGTACCACCTGAGGCTACAATAGTACTCACTTATGTGCCTGTACAATCAGGTTAA
- the LOC105211880 gene encoding uncharacterized protein LOC105211880, translating to MLKKTKNSKYPPPPAPPTVEEILKDMETFHVDLSAEALRRQSPTNDVQHQDWWNRFEQAVADHKNLIMLDSEIRNYQLKLESTKIELETEAQLLMNAIQEQREKMDEVLQKGSS from the coding sequence atgttaaagaaaactaaaaattccaaatatcCACCGCCACCTGCACCTCCAACAGTTGAAGAAATTCTAAAGGATATGGAAACTTTTCATGTCGACTTGAGTGCCGAGGCATTAAGAAGACAATCACCGACTAATGATGTGCAACACCAGGATTGGTGGAATCGCTTCGAGCAGGCAGTCGCTGATCACAAAAACCTGATAATGCTCGACAGTGAAATTAGGAATTACCAGCTTAAGTTGGAATCGACCAAAATAGAACTGGAAACTGAAGCTCAGTTGCTTATGAATGCTATCCAAGAGCAAAGAGAGAAAATGGATGAAGTTTTGCAAAAAGGGAGTAGTTGA
- the LOC128922343 gene encoding nuclear hormone receptor HR96-like isoform X1, which yields MKSENIMSEEDKLIKRRKIENNRAKRRLNDNKAGSITDSAAFDTVSHDSQSSFDSGKGTGSNNSGSAALGNQSSPMSANVPIRSPILLESDGEAKPELMTSEEIVEFIVCDPDRASQVISKLMRTKDEAIAIVEKILTSQKDALRLVSHLIAFPVLLRMLCNSYEILWNVLKTRWIS from the exons ATGAAGAGTGAAAATATCATGTCAGAGGAAGATAAGCTGATCAAACGACGTAAGATTGAAAATAACCGAGCTAAACGCCGTCTCAATGATAATAAAGCCGGTTCGATCACAGACAGTGCGGCTTTTGATACGGTTTCACACGATTCACAAAGCTCTTTTGACAGCGGCAAAGGCACTGGTAGTAATAATAGCGGATCAGCGGCTTTGGGTAATCAGTCATCACCGATGAGCGCCAATGTGCCAATAAGATCACCAATCTTATTAGAATCGGACGGTGAGGCAAAACCTGAACTAATGACCAGTGAGGAAATAGTTGAATTTATTGTTTGTGATCCCGATCGAGCATCGCAAGTAATAAGTAAATTAATGCGTACAAAAGATGAAGCGATAGCTATAGTGGAGAAAATCCTCACTTCGCAAAAAGATGCACTGAGGCTCGTCTCACATTTGATTGCATTCCCAG TTCTCCTCAGGATGTTGTGCAATTCATACGAAATCTTATGGAATGTCCTGAAGACGCGCTGGATATcatga
- the LOC105211879 gene encoding nuclear hormone receptor HR96: protein MSPPKSCAVCGDKALGYNFNAVTCESCKAFFRRNALAKKQFTCPFSQNCEITVVTRRFCQRCRLKKCIDIGMKSENIMSEEDKLIKRRKIENNRAKRRLNDNKAGSITDSAAFDTVSHDSQSSFDSGKGTGSNNSGSAALGNQSSPMSANVPIRSPILLESDGEAKPELMTSEEIVEFIVCDPDRASQVISKLMRTKDEAIAIVEKILTSQKDALRLVSHLIAFPGDALKIISKIMNSPFDALTVFTKFMSSPTDALEIISKIVSSPQDVVQFIRNLMECPEDALDIMNKFMNTPAEALRIINKIFNTLNPPTRSDELHKLLLDATKENKDRSFQPTQGPIESESAENGNYLLHSMLNNSPVMTQDIVNGLSPRDQHALSVNSDLMVESPINIQGMTIRTDTPDHTLSPLQSHTLQLGSTADIPSVQGCLENSPQGISIASTDCTIANHTLQCNSPTNIQSNIELPSTSAGLMSPNSPTDITADTADFSSEHFDIKTFIQNSFPDNASGGDSLNSLESVLSEVIRIEFQAFNNLPPEPRVKQEQFQYQTNNMTMHNSEQQQQQQQQCGYSGCNTQLQQPSICSPTTAVMGRDLNEAEQMKLRELKLASEALYYPMDNDLSVLMMGDDRVKPEDTHQDPKLLQVINLTAVAIKRLIKMAKKISVFRDMCQEDQVALLKGGCTEMMIMRSVLTYDNNRNTWKLPHVSNTAHIRAEILKQAKGNIYEELLKFVGTFDEKWRMDENIILIMCAIVLFTPTRARVIHADVIRLEQNSYYYLLRRYLESVYPGCEAKSAFIKLIQKISDVERLNQFVIGVYLNVNPSQVEPLLREIFDLKNH from the exons ATGTCACCGCCAAAAAGCTGTGCTGTTTGCGGCGATAAAGCATTAGGATACAATTTTAATGCTGTTACTTGTGAAAGTTGTAAAGCTTTCTTTCGTAGAAATGCCTTGGCGAAGAAACAATTTACCTGTCCTTTTAGTCAAAATTGCGAGATTACTGTGGTTACGAGACGATTTTGTCAAAGATGTCGTCTGAAAAAGTGCATAGATATTGGTATGAAGAGTGAAAATATCATGTCAGAGGAAGATAAGCTGATCAAACGACGTAAGATTGAAAATAACCGAGCTAAACGCCGTCTCAATGATAATAAAGCCGGTTCGATCACAGACAGTGCGGCTTTTGATACGGTTTCACACGACTCACAAAGCTCTTTTGACAGCGGCAAAGGCACTGGTAGTAATAATAGCGGATCAGCGGCTTTGGGTAATCAGTCATCACCGATGAGCGCTAATGTGCCAATAAGATCACCAATCTTATTAGAATCGGACGGTGAGGCAAAACCTGAACTAATGACCAGTGAGGAAATAGTTGAATTTATTGTTTGTGATCCCGATCGAGCATCGCAAGTAATAAGTAAATTAATGCGTACAAAAGATGAAGCGATAGCTATAGTGGAGAAAATCCTCACTTCGCAAAAAGATGCACTCCGGCTCGTCTCACATTTGATTGCATTCCCTG GTGAcgctttgaaaattattagtaaaatAATGAATTCACCATTTGATGCACTAACGGTGTTTACGAAATTTATGAGTTCGCCTACTGATGCGTTAGAAATCATTTCGAAAATTGTTAGTTCACCTCAGGATGTTGTGCAATTCATACGAAATCTTATGGAATGCCCTGAAGACGCGCTGGATATcatgaataaatttatgaatacaCCTGCAGAAGCGCTGCGtataatcaataaaatattcaatacatTGAATCCACCAACACGCAGCGATGAATTGCATAAACTACTCTTAGATGCCACAAAGGAAAACAAGGATAGATCATTCCAGCCAACACAAGGGCCTATCGAATCGGAAAGTGCTGAAAATGGGAATTACTTGCTGCATTCAATGCTCAATAACAGTCCCGTTATGACGCAAGATATTGTAAATGGCTTGTCTCCTCGCGATCAGCATGCATTGTCGGTGAACTCTGACCTAATGGTTGAATCGCCTATAAATATACAAGGCATGACAATAAGAACGGACACACCGGACCACACGCTATCACCCCTACAATCTCACACATTGCAGCTGGGGTCTACAGCAGATATACCTTCTGTGCAAGGTTGCTTAGAAAACTCACCACAAGGTATTTCTATTGCGTCTACAGATTGCACTATTGCCAATCACACTTTGCAATGCAACTCACCCACAAACATACAATCCAACATTGAACTGCCAAGCACCTCAGCCGGACTCATGAGTCCAAATTCACCTACAGACATAACGGCTGATACGGCAGACTTTAGTAGTGAGCACTTCGATATAAAAAcattcatacaaaattcatttCCTGACAACGCAAGTGGCGGAGACAGCTTAAACTCATTGGAGTCTGTGCTGTCCGAGGTGATAAGAATTGAGTTTCAGGCCTTCAACAATTTACCGCCAGAGCCGCGTGTAAAGCAAGAACAATTTCAATATCAAACAAATAATATGACAATGCATAAttcagagcaacaacaacaacaacagcaacaatgtggTTACAGTGGTTGCAATACACAATTGCAGCAGCCATCAATTTGCTCGCCAACGACTGCTGTAATGGGGCGTGATCTCAATGAAGCTGAGCAAATGAAATTGCGTGAGCTGAAATTGGCCAGCGAGGCACTCTATTACCCAATGGACAATGATCTATCTGTACTCATGATGGGCGATGATAGAGTTAAG CCAGAGGACACGCATCAGGATCCGAAACTATTACAGGTGATCAATTTAACGGCAGTCGCCATAAAGCGTTTGATAAAAATGGCCAAAAAGATAAGTGTGTTCCGCGATATGTGTCAGGAGGATCAAGTGGCGCTACTCAAAGGTGGCTGCACTGAAATGATGATCATGCGTTCCGTGCTAACATATGACAACAATCGCAATACGTGGAAG TTGCCGCACGTTTCCAATACGGCGCATATACGCGCCGAGATCCTGAAGCAAGCTAAAGGGAATATTTATGAGGAACTTTTGAAATTTGTGGGCACATTCGATGAGAAGTGGCGCAtggatgaaaatataattttgatcaTGTGCGCCATTGTGCTCTTCACACCGACGCGTGCGCGTGTGATACACGCGGATGTCATACGTTTGGAGCAG aattcttattattatcttctgCGAAGATATCTGGAGAGCGTCTATCCTGGTTGCGAAGCAAAATCAGCTTTTATTAAGTTAATACAGAAAATTTCGGATGTTGAACGTCTGAATCAATTTGTGATTGGTGTTTATTTGAATGTGAATCCCTCACAAGTAGAACCGCTTTTGAGggaaatatttgatttgaaaaatcATTAG